In Zingiber officinale cultivar Zhangliang chromosome 8B, Zo_v1.1, whole genome shotgun sequence, a single genomic region encodes these proteins:
- the LOC122016609 gene encoding protein SOSEKI 2-like isoform X3: MQRYEDGGGRASRVHNSSQQQRLIRPARRVQVIYYLSRNGQLEHPHYIELPYLPSRQLRLRDVTERLTLLRGKAMLSHFSWSCKRYVVIDSSPFCSVSRVSLAMENLRGYKNGYVWNDLTEDDVIYPADGVEYVLKGSEIIPDSYEGFRRIPTGGRRQKPLPVSDKFHLELEEEEEEDEVLMVEEGKNTRNNGKCAASDNAGCCSRGVSTEGTERIGTRIEMPLDDSSPPPSTTSSDKPGGRNTSRRFEDTDHSSSLLLQLIACGSAALKRGKIAGSGSGASKSAPTAGSGGEQGAVSRRVSRATVAEVEQLRRVPENPQIRHHLVDDKEYFSGSIVEGSKYYLQPSLKKSSSCHEESTYSGIGEGRSELEKENGGGDGARGKCIPGRRKSSAKQQ, encoded by the exons ATGCAGCGCTATGAAGATGGAGGTGGAAGAGCGAGTAGGGTTCATAACTCGAGTCAGCAGCAGCGGTTGATAAGGCCGGCGAGGAGGGTTCAGGTCATCTACTACCTCAGCAGGAACGGCCAGTTGGAGCACCCCCACTACATCGAGCTGCCTTACCTCCCCAGCCGCCAGCTTCGCCTCAGGGATGTGACGGAAAGACTCACTCTTCTGCGAGGCAAAGCCATGCTTTCCCACTTCTCATGGTCCTGCAAGAGGTACGTAGTCATCGACTCGTCTCCATTTTGTTCTGTTTCTCGAGTTTCATTGGCCATGGAAAATTTAAGGGGCTACAAGAATGGGTACGTGTGGAATGACTTGACCGAGGACGACGTTATTTATCCGGCCGACGGAGTTGAGTACGTGCTCAAGGGCTCTGAGATCATCCCTGacagttatg AAGGTTTCCGGCGCATTCCTACCGGCGGCAGGCGGCAGAAGCCACTCCCGGTCTCTGACAAATTTCACCTGGAattggaagaggaggaggaagaagatgaggtaTTGATGGTGGAGGAAGGGAAGAACACGAGGAACAACGGTAAATGCGCCGCGAGCGATAACGCCGGCTGCTGCTCCCGCGGCGTGTCGACGGAGGGGACGGAACGAATCGGGACTCGGATCGAGATGCCGCTCGACGACTCGTCCCCGCCGCCGTCCACGACCTCCTCGGACAAGCCCGGCGGCAGGAACACCTCCCGACGGTTCGAGGACACCGATCACTCCTCGTCCTTGCTGCTGCAGCTCATCGCCTGCGGGTCAGCAGCACTGAAACGAGGCAAGATCGCCGGCTCCGGCAGCGGGGCAAGCAAGTCCGCCCCCACCGCCGGTTCGGGCGGCGAGCAAGGGGCAGTGAGCCGGCGCGTGAGTCGGGCGACGGTGGCGGAAGTGGAGCAACTGCGGCGCGTCCCGGAAAACCCCCAGATACGCCACCACCTAGTGGACGACAAGGAGTACTTCAGCGGGAGCATCGTCGAGGGCAGCAAGTACTATCTCCAGCCCTCTCTCAAGAAATCCTCCTCCTGCCACGAAGAAAG CACTTACTCTGGGATTGGAGAAGGGAGGTCGGAGCTAGAGAAAGAAAATGGAGGAGGAGACGGCGCGAGAGGGAAGTGCATCCCTGGGAGGAGGAAGTCGTCTGCCAAGCAACAGTGA
- the LOC122016609 gene encoding protein SOSEKI 2-like isoform X5, which produces MQRYEDGGGRASRVHNSSQQQRLIRPARRVQVIYYLSRNGQLEHPHYIELPYLPSRQLRLRDVTERLTLLRGKAMLSHFSWSCKRGYKNGYVWNDLTEDDVIYPADGVEYVLKGSEIIPDSYGFRRIPTGGRRQKPLPVSDKFHLELEEEEEEDEVLMVEEGKNTRNNGKCAASDNAGCCSRGVSTEGTERIGTRIEMPLDDSSPPPSTTSSDKPGGRNTSRRFEDTDHSSSLLLQLIACGSAALKRGKIAGSGSGASKSAPTAGSGGEQGAVSRRVSRATVAEVEQLRRVPENPQIRHHLVDDKEYFSGSIVEGSKYYLQPSLKKSSSCHEERSCSTYSGIGEGRSELEKENGGGDGARGKCIPGRRKSSAKQQ; this is translated from the exons ATGCAGCGCTATGAAGATGGAGGTGGAAGAGCGAGTAGGGTTCATAACTCGAGTCAGCAGCAGCGGTTGATAAGGCCGGCGAGGAGGGTTCAGGTCATCTACTACCTCAGCAGGAACGGCCAGTTGGAGCACCCCCACTACATCGAGCTGCCTTACCTCCCCAGCCGCCAGCTTCGCCTCAGGGATGTGACGGAAAGACTCACTCTTCTGCGAGGCAAAGCCATGCTTTCCCACTTCTCATGGTCCTGCAAGAG GGGCTACAAGAATGGGTACGTGTGGAATGACTTGACCGAGGACGACGTTATTTATCCGGCCGACGGAGTTGAGTACGTGCTCAAGGGCTCTGAGATCATCCCTGacagttatg GTTTCCGGCGCATTCCTACCGGCGGCAGGCGGCAGAAGCCACTCCCGGTCTCTGACAAATTTCACCTGGAattggaagaggaggaggaagaagatgaggtaTTGATGGTGGAGGAAGGGAAGAACACGAGGAACAACGGTAAATGCGCCGCGAGCGATAACGCCGGCTGCTGCTCCCGCGGCGTGTCGACGGAGGGGACGGAACGAATCGGGACTCGGATCGAGATGCCGCTCGACGACTCGTCCCCGCCGCCGTCCACGACCTCCTCGGACAAGCCCGGCGGCAGGAACACCTCCCGACGGTTCGAGGACACCGATCACTCCTCGTCCTTGCTGCTGCAGCTCATCGCCTGCGGGTCAGCAGCACTGAAACGAGGCAAGATCGCCGGCTCCGGCAGCGGGGCAAGCAAGTCCGCCCCCACCGCCGGTTCGGGCGGCGAGCAAGGGGCAGTGAGCCGGCGCGTGAGTCGGGCGACGGTGGCGGAAGTGGAGCAACTGCGGCGCGTCCCGGAAAACCCCCAGATACGCCACCACCTAGTGGACGACAAGGAGTACTTCAGCGGGAGCATCGTCGAGGGCAGCAAGTACTATCTCCAGCCCTCTCTCAAGAAATCCTCCTCCTGCCACGAAGAAAG ATCCTGCAGCACTTACTCTGGGATTGGAGAAGGGAGGTCGGAGCTAGAGAAAGAAAATGGAGGAGGAGACGGCGCGAGAGGGAAGTGCATCCCTGGGAGGAGGAAGTCGTCTGCCAAGCAACAGTGA
- the LOC122016609 gene encoding protein SOSEKI 2-like isoform X4 — translation MQRYEDGGGRASRVHNSSQQQRLIRPARRVQVIYYLSRNGQLEHPHYIELPYLPSRQLRLRDVTERLTLLRGKAMLSHFSWSCKRGYKNGYVWNDLTEDDVIYPADGVEYVLKGSEIIPDSYEGFRRIPTGGRRQKPLPVSDKFHLELEEEEEEDEVLMVEEGKNTRNNGKCAASDNAGCCSRGVSTEGTERIGTRIEMPLDDSSPPPSTTSSDKPGGRNTSRRFEDTDHSSSLLLQLIACGSAALKRGKIAGSGSGASKSAPTAGSGGEQGAVSRRVSRATVAEVEQLRRVPENPQIRHHLVDDKEYFSGSIVEGSKYYLQPSLKKSSSCHEERSCSTYSGIGEGRSELEKENGGGDGARGKCIPGRRKSSAKQQ, via the exons ATGCAGCGCTATGAAGATGGAGGTGGAAGAGCGAGTAGGGTTCATAACTCGAGTCAGCAGCAGCGGTTGATAAGGCCGGCGAGGAGGGTTCAGGTCATCTACTACCTCAGCAGGAACGGCCAGTTGGAGCACCCCCACTACATCGAGCTGCCTTACCTCCCCAGCCGCCAGCTTCGCCTCAGGGATGTGACGGAAAGACTCACTCTTCTGCGAGGCAAAGCCATGCTTTCCCACTTCTCATGGTCCTGCAAGAG GGGCTACAAGAATGGGTACGTGTGGAATGACTTGACCGAGGACGACGTTATTTATCCGGCCGACGGAGTTGAGTACGTGCTCAAGGGCTCTGAGATCATCCCTGacagttatg AAGGTTTCCGGCGCATTCCTACCGGCGGCAGGCGGCAGAAGCCACTCCCGGTCTCTGACAAATTTCACCTGGAattggaagaggaggaggaagaagatgaggtaTTGATGGTGGAGGAAGGGAAGAACACGAGGAACAACGGTAAATGCGCCGCGAGCGATAACGCCGGCTGCTGCTCCCGCGGCGTGTCGACGGAGGGGACGGAACGAATCGGGACTCGGATCGAGATGCCGCTCGACGACTCGTCCCCGCCGCCGTCCACGACCTCCTCGGACAAGCCCGGCGGCAGGAACACCTCCCGACGGTTCGAGGACACCGATCACTCCTCGTCCTTGCTGCTGCAGCTCATCGCCTGCGGGTCAGCAGCACTGAAACGAGGCAAGATCGCCGGCTCCGGCAGCGGGGCAAGCAAGTCCGCCCCCACCGCCGGTTCGGGCGGCGAGCAAGGGGCAGTGAGCCGGCGCGTGAGTCGGGCGACGGTGGCGGAAGTGGAGCAACTGCGGCGCGTCCCGGAAAACCCCCAGATACGCCACCACCTAGTGGACGACAAGGAGTACTTCAGCGGGAGCATCGTCGAGGGCAGCAAGTACTATCTCCAGCCCTCTCTCAAGAAATCCTCCTCCTGCCACGAAGAAAG ATCCTGCAGCACTTACTCTGGGATTGGAGAAGGGAGGTCGGAGCTAGAGAAAGAAAATGGAGGAGGAGACGGCGCGAGAGGGAAGTGCATCCCTGGGAGGAGGAAGTCGTCTGCCAAGCAACAGTGA
- the LOC122016609 gene encoding protein SOSEKI 2-like isoform X2: MQRYEDGGGRASRVHNSSQQQRLIRPARRVQVIYYLSRNGQLEHPHYIELPYLPSRQLRLRDVTERLTLLRGKAMLSHFSWSCKRYVVIDSSPFCSVSRVSLAMENLRGYKNGYVWNDLTEDDVIYPADGVEYVLKGSEIIPDSYGFRRIPTGGRRQKPLPVSDKFHLELEEEEEEDEVLMVEEGKNTRNNGKCAASDNAGCCSRGVSTEGTERIGTRIEMPLDDSSPPPSTTSSDKPGGRNTSRRFEDTDHSSSLLLQLIACGSAALKRGKIAGSGSGASKSAPTAGSGGEQGAVSRRVSRATVAEVEQLRRVPENPQIRHHLVDDKEYFSGSIVEGSKYYLQPSLKKSSSCHEERSCSTYSGIGEGRSELEKENGGGDGARGKCIPGRRKSSAKQQ; this comes from the exons ATGCAGCGCTATGAAGATGGAGGTGGAAGAGCGAGTAGGGTTCATAACTCGAGTCAGCAGCAGCGGTTGATAAGGCCGGCGAGGAGGGTTCAGGTCATCTACTACCTCAGCAGGAACGGCCAGTTGGAGCACCCCCACTACATCGAGCTGCCTTACCTCCCCAGCCGCCAGCTTCGCCTCAGGGATGTGACGGAAAGACTCACTCTTCTGCGAGGCAAAGCCATGCTTTCCCACTTCTCATGGTCCTGCAAGAGGTACGTAGTCATCGACTCGTCTCCATTTTGTTCTGTTTCTCGAGTTTCATTGGCCATGGAAAATTTAAGGGGCTACAAGAATGGGTACGTGTGGAATGACTTGACCGAGGACGACGTTATTTATCCGGCCGACGGAGTTGAGTACGTGCTCAAGGGCTCTGAGATCATCCCTGacagttatg GTTTCCGGCGCATTCCTACCGGCGGCAGGCGGCAGAAGCCACTCCCGGTCTCTGACAAATTTCACCTGGAattggaagaggaggaggaagaagatgaggtaTTGATGGTGGAGGAAGGGAAGAACACGAGGAACAACGGTAAATGCGCCGCGAGCGATAACGCCGGCTGCTGCTCCCGCGGCGTGTCGACGGAGGGGACGGAACGAATCGGGACTCGGATCGAGATGCCGCTCGACGACTCGTCCCCGCCGCCGTCCACGACCTCCTCGGACAAGCCCGGCGGCAGGAACACCTCCCGACGGTTCGAGGACACCGATCACTCCTCGTCCTTGCTGCTGCAGCTCATCGCCTGCGGGTCAGCAGCACTGAAACGAGGCAAGATCGCCGGCTCCGGCAGCGGGGCAAGCAAGTCCGCCCCCACCGCCGGTTCGGGCGGCGAGCAAGGGGCAGTGAGCCGGCGCGTGAGTCGGGCGACGGTGGCGGAAGTGGAGCAACTGCGGCGCGTCCCGGAAAACCCCCAGATACGCCACCACCTAGTGGACGACAAGGAGTACTTCAGCGGGAGCATCGTCGAGGGCAGCAAGTACTATCTCCAGCCCTCTCTCAAGAAATCCTCCTCCTGCCACGAAGAAAG ATCCTGCAGCACTTACTCTGGGATTGGAGAAGGGAGGTCGGAGCTAGAGAAAGAAAATGGAGGAGGAGACGGCGCGAGAGGGAAGTGCATCCCTGGGAGGAGGAAGTCGTCTGCCAAGCAACAGTGA
- the LOC122016609 gene encoding protein SOSEKI 2-like isoform X1: MQRYEDGGGRASRVHNSSQQQRLIRPARRVQVIYYLSRNGQLEHPHYIELPYLPSRQLRLRDVTERLTLLRGKAMLSHFSWSCKRYVVIDSSPFCSVSRVSLAMENLRGYKNGYVWNDLTEDDVIYPADGVEYVLKGSEIIPDSYEGFRRIPTGGRRQKPLPVSDKFHLELEEEEEEDEVLMVEEGKNTRNNGKCAASDNAGCCSRGVSTEGTERIGTRIEMPLDDSSPPPSTTSSDKPGGRNTSRRFEDTDHSSSLLLQLIACGSAALKRGKIAGSGSGASKSAPTAGSGGEQGAVSRRVSRATVAEVEQLRRVPENPQIRHHLVDDKEYFSGSIVEGSKYYLQPSLKKSSSCHEERSCSTYSGIGEGRSELEKENGGGDGARGKCIPGRRKSSAKQQ, encoded by the exons ATGCAGCGCTATGAAGATGGAGGTGGAAGAGCGAGTAGGGTTCATAACTCGAGTCAGCAGCAGCGGTTGATAAGGCCGGCGAGGAGGGTTCAGGTCATCTACTACCTCAGCAGGAACGGCCAGTTGGAGCACCCCCACTACATCGAGCTGCCTTACCTCCCCAGCCGCCAGCTTCGCCTCAGGGATGTGACGGAAAGACTCACTCTTCTGCGAGGCAAAGCCATGCTTTCCCACTTCTCATGGTCCTGCAAGAGGTACGTAGTCATCGACTCGTCTCCATTTTGTTCTGTTTCTCGAGTTTCATTGGCCATGGAAAATTTAAGGGGCTACAAGAATGGGTACGTGTGGAATGACTTGACCGAGGACGACGTTATTTATCCGGCCGACGGAGTTGAGTACGTGCTCAAGGGCTCTGAGATCATCCCTGacagttatg AAGGTTTCCGGCGCATTCCTACCGGCGGCAGGCGGCAGAAGCCACTCCCGGTCTCTGACAAATTTCACCTGGAattggaagaggaggaggaagaagatgaggtaTTGATGGTGGAGGAAGGGAAGAACACGAGGAACAACGGTAAATGCGCCGCGAGCGATAACGCCGGCTGCTGCTCCCGCGGCGTGTCGACGGAGGGGACGGAACGAATCGGGACTCGGATCGAGATGCCGCTCGACGACTCGTCCCCGCCGCCGTCCACGACCTCCTCGGACAAGCCCGGCGGCAGGAACACCTCCCGACGGTTCGAGGACACCGATCACTCCTCGTCCTTGCTGCTGCAGCTCATCGCCTGCGGGTCAGCAGCACTGAAACGAGGCAAGATCGCCGGCTCCGGCAGCGGGGCAAGCAAGTCCGCCCCCACCGCCGGTTCGGGCGGCGAGCAAGGGGCAGTGAGCCGGCGCGTGAGTCGGGCGACGGTGGCGGAAGTGGAGCAACTGCGGCGCGTCCCGGAAAACCCCCAGATACGCCACCACCTAGTGGACGACAAGGAGTACTTCAGCGGGAGCATCGTCGAGGGCAGCAAGTACTATCTCCAGCCCTCTCTCAAGAAATCCTCCTCCTGCCACGAAGAAAG ATCCTGCAGCACTTACTCTGGGATTGGAGAAGGGAGGTCGGAGCTAGAGAAAGAAAATGGAGGAGGAGACGGCGCGAGAGGGAAGTGCATCCCTGGGAGGAGGAAGTCGTCTGCCAAGCAACAGTGA